In the Paenibacillus sp. FSL R7-0337 genome, CTCGACCTCTTCGCTCAGCGTTACCCATTCATCCTTGTTATGGGGGCTGCCGATAATGTAGCGGAACAGCCTGGACATCATCACCACTAATCCGGCCAGTTCCTCCTCCCCCTTCTCCTCCAGTGACCAGTTGAAGGCCTCCAGCGTATTGAACAGGAAATGGGGATTGATCTGCGCCTGCAAGGCTTTAAGCTCAGTCCGGCTCTGCAGGACCTCCTTCTCATAGACCACCCTGATCAAATCATTAATATTAGCCACCATACCGTTATAGGTATTATTCAGCTCCCGCAGCTCCATGGTAGATACCTTCTGCGAATTGGGGGTCAGCACCCCCATGCGGGATTTGCGCATCGCCCGGATCAGGTGAATGATCGGCCGGGTAATCATTGTCGACAACAGGAAGGATATTATCAGGAACAGCAGGGTTCCGATTCCGCCTGACACCAGCAGTACCGTCCGCAGCACAGACAGCCCCTTAGTGACATAGCTGACAGGCGTCAGCACCAGCAGTGTCCAGGAGGTCTTGTCCGAGCGCAGCTTGACCTGCACATACTCCTTGCCCCGGAAGCTGACCGTCTGATCGACGCTCTCCAGCAGCGGCAGCAGATCCTCCTGCGGTGTACCGCTGCTCCCGAGAAGCTGGCCTTCATCATTCACGAGCAGCACTGACTCCCCGCTATCGCTGCCGGAGAAGGGATCGTCGAGCTGGAAGTAGCTGCGCTGGATGCGGGCCATCAGGTAGCCCCCCCGTGAGAACCAGCGGTCCATCAGGCTGACCTGGCGGATCGCCAGCAGGCTCTGTTCATCATGCGGATCAACGCCGATCCAGACCAGCCGCCCCTTCTGGGCATTAGCCTCACTGATATGCTGCTCGTTAATTCTGCTCTCCAGGCTGCCTTCCTTAATCGGGAACAGCAGCCTGTAATCAGCGGTATATAGCTCCAGCGAGCCCACGCTCGGCATGTACGCCTGATAGCTGGAGACAATCTGCAGCAGCGACTGGCGCTGATTGAAGGACACCTCATTGCCGTCCAGCTCCTCCAGCAGCAGCTGCTGAACGGTAGGATGATTGGCCACCTGCTCCATCAGACCATCAATCTGACCGGTCAGCGCGTCCAGCCTTCCGTTGGCCTGAACTGCCGTCTGCTGGATATGCCGTTCGGCATTATTTTTGAGCAGAATAGAGACACGGTCATACACAAATATCCCAGAAACCAGAATAATAATGAGCATCACCAGCAAAAAACCGATGAATATCTGATTGCGCAGTGTGTTGAGCTCTCTGAACCTCTGAAGCATCAGAATTCCCTCTTTCGTTGGCAGCGTTTCCAACTCTATTCTCCAAACCCCGGGAGTTTTGTCAAGATAAATCATTGCCCGCAGGGGAAAGACGGCCCAACAACAAATAGCCCTTAGCACAGTTCTCCCGGTTCAAGGAGCTGCCCTAAGGGCTTACAGAGAAGACTACCTAGATGAACATTAGCGGAGTAATCCATTCGAAATGCAGGGCCGCCCACAGCAGAGCCAGCAATACCGCGCCGATGCAGTAACTCATGACTTTGCGGCGGGTCGGCTCCAGATAAATATCCAGCGGAATCAAGATCAGAATCATACCAATTGCGATAATGTTAAACATAGGCTTATGATAAAAAATCCCCACTGTATTCAGGGCAACCGCAAGGAGCGTCAGAAGCAGAAAATATTGTCTCATAGCTCCATCATCCCTGTATTATCCATTATTGTCAAACAAAAAAAATAGCCCATTGCGGGCAAGGAACGGACTGCTGTACTAGGGTTGCTATTCTCTAATTCTATATGAACCGATCAGAGGGCGGCAGCCTAACGAATAGTAACGCTCTTCTTAATGGCCTTCGCGTCCAAATTCTTATTAACGAGCGTAGGCAGCATCTTCATGCTCCGGGTCATGGGTGAATTACATTGCCAGCAGGTCGGCACATGTTGGAACGCAAAGTTGTCGCGTATCCATCCGGTGCATTCTTCCTTGGTGCAGGACCAGATGGCTGTCTCTTCCTGTGGAAGATCTACCATCGCTTTTTTACGAAAATACATAAGTACCCCTCCTAATAGCTTGGTTAGTGCGTCCTACGGACTGTTGTGTCAGAACGGATGCTTATTCTTTCTCTTACCTAGTCATAAAAAAAACTGCCCTCAACTGATGTTAAGGGCAGTTTATTTGTGATATTACAGTTTTACAACGTTTTCAGCCTGTGGTCCACGAGCGCCTTGAGTTACGTTGAACTCAACGCGTTGGCCTTCGTCCAAAGATTTGAAGCCGTCGCCAGTGATTGCGGAGAAGTGTACGAATACGTCGCTTCCGCCTTCAACCTCGATAAAACCGAAACCTTTGTCTGCGTTGAACCATTTTACTGTACCTGTTTGCATGATATTACCTCCAAAGTTTATTTAACACATGTCCTTTTATTCCTACGTATTGTACGAACAAATAAAAATTCACACATTGGAAAAGGCTTCAAACACAAATTGATAACCTTTTACAATATGTGAATTAAGGGTTAAATTTATGATTAACTTCATTGTAGCACACTGTTTTCCCAAATGCAAAGGATTATTGCCAATTACCCAAAATAAATTTTAAATTTTAGAGAAACCTTGCCGGGCGCACGGGTTCTTGGAATCCGCCATGCACCTCCGGCTACAGGATTCAGTCGATATATCCGGCCAGTCCCTTGTCCATCAAGTAATCCATTTCTGCATCCAGAATAGTCTCCACCGTTAGCTCGTCCAGCTTCACATCGCGCTGCGCAGTCACATAGTCGACCAGATCATCATTATCGATATCAATCTCGCCTTTGGCATTGGCCTTGGCCTTATTGATGAACGCCTGCTCATGCTTCAGCACCAGCCGGATGACATCCGGGGCCACCTTCGTCTGTGCTGATAATACCTCCACCAGTTCCTGCTCGTTCACTTCATTACTCATCTTCGTTCGTCAGCTCCTTGGGTTCTGTGAACCCTGATTGTACCACAAGTCCCCTTCGTGCGCGCAGCCTCATCTCCACCAGGGAAGAACCGGATATCCGGCGGCCCCTGCGGTTACAGTCTCCCCGATTCTCGGCGTGGCCAACCGTACCCCTCTCAGCGCCGCAGCAGCCGAGATCCGTTCTGCCGGATCGGTCCAGTCATGCATCGACAGGGTGAATGCGCCCCAATGGATGGGGATCAGCAGACCTCCCTGCACATCGATGTGCGCCTCGACAGTCTGTTCCGGCAGCATATGGATATCTGCCCAGCGCGGATCGTATTGGCCGCATTCCATCAGCGTGAGATCGAAGGGACCATACGTACGTCCGATCTCGGCAAAATGCGGGCCATACCCGCTGTCTCCGCTGAAGAAGACCTTGGTCTTCTCCCCTTGAATAATCCAGGAGCACCACAGTGTAGTGTTGCGGTCCAGCAAACTCCGGCCCGAGAAATGTCGTGCCGGGGCGCAGGTGAAGGTAATCCCTGCGTAGCTGAGCGTATCGCCCCAGTCCTGCTCACGGATCTTCTCTGCGGCCACCCCCCAGCGGCGCAGATGGGCGCCGACGCCCAGTGGTACAATGAACAGTCCCACTTTATCCTTCAACTGGCGGATGGTCCCATAGTCCAGATGATCATAATGATCATGGGAGAGCACCACCGCATCCAGCTGCGGCAGAAGGGCAGCCTCCAGCGGAAGCTGCTTGCTGTAGCGGCGGCCGCCAATGAACGGAAACGGTGACGGTGCATGGCCCAGCATAGGGTCGAGGAACAGGTTCAGGCCATCCATCTCCAGCAGCACCGCTGAATGCCCGAACCAGGTAACCCGGGTGTCGCGGCCCTGTCCAATAGAGGACGGCGACAGCGGCTGCGGCTGAAGAGGCTCAGCGGGTCTGGAGTGAGGGTTGCCCTTAATGAAGTCTCTCAGAATGGAGAGTCCGCTGCCTCCGGCCTTCTCACCGCTCAGGTCTGCAGTCTGCGGATAAGCAAATTTGCCCTTGCTGTAATGGGCGGAACGGAGGTTACGGGCCTTCTCCTGCGTCCCGGCCCTCCGCCCGAACGCCGGATAGACGGTCATGAGAAGATACGCAGCGGCAACAACTGCAAGCAGAATGGAACCAATAATAATCAGGGTCATGCGGTAATCCTTCTTTCTGCGGGTTCGTGCCGCATCTCCTATTTCGCCTGGCCCAGCTTGCGGGCAACGATGAGAATAAGCAGCAGCGAGACCGCAATAATAATGGCATTGAAGCCCCAGCGGCCCTGAAGCCACCAGCTTGTGCCGGGCAGATCTGCTGCCGTTACCGGTACCAGGGTCTCTGCACCCAGCGCAACCTGCACAAGCTTCTCCCCGCCGATCCGGTCTTTGAAATTAATAATATCATACTGCGGAGCGGTTGCCAGCGCATTGCCATAGAGCAAGGAATACGGCATCTTCTCCCCGCCCGCGAATACAAGCCGGTCTACCAGATATTCGATCTTAATATCTGTGATGGAGATGGGGGCATCATCCAGATTGTAGATAACCACACGCAGGCTATTAGATGAGGCTGGGGCCTCCGGCTGAATCTCCGTCCGGGAGATCCGGGCATCCTTGAAGTCCAGCCGGTACAGCTCTCCGCTTCCGGTGACCGGTATCTTAATCCCGGCACTGTCATACAGCTCATAGCGCCGCAGGAAATTCCCGGTGCTGCCGAGCATCACCTTCCCAATCTTCAGCCGGTCCGTGTTGCTTATCATGATCTCGGTACGGTTCTCCACCTGCTTAATCTCTGTCTGCGGCGTCTTCCGCCGCATGAATGCAGCCGTACTCCACTCACGGCTGCTGTCTACCAGGGTCAGGCCGGGGAACTCCAGCCCTTCCGGGTTGTTCTTCACTACAAGCCGGTAATAGCCGAACTTGTAGCTGCGCTCCAGCGTAATGCTGTCCGCACTTAACCCGCTTGTGGCATACAGATCCCCTGTGCCGAGCTGCTCCCAGGCCTGCCCGTCATAGCCTCCCCATACCTCCACATGCTTCAGGAAGGATTCTGCGGGCAACTCGAACACCAGGCGGTTCCCCTGAATATCGACATCCTCGGCAAGCGGCTTAATCTGATAATCCAGCAGGGTATCCGTTCCTTTCACTGCCCTGTGAATCAATTCTGAGGCATAGACCGCGCTATGCTCCTCCACCGTCTCCGCTCCGCTCTCCATATAATAGGGAACTGAAGCGCCGGTGCTGTCCTGTATACGCAGATCACGCAAGTCCTCTGCCGCCGAGCGGTACACCGCTTCATCCAGATACAATTCATAGTACGGAGCCGACTCCGGGACGGAGATTTCGCGAGAGAGCTTCCATTGCCCGCCGTCCGTCTTCTCCGCTCCGCCGGATGCCGCTGCCGCACTGTGCGCCGGGAAGGTGCCGGAACCCAGCACGAGTCCGCCCAATACAGCGAGCAGCACAGCCGCCCTAGCTCTCCGGCCTGTCTTGCTCAGCAAGCGCATAAGCTTCCTCCATTCTGACTGTTATCCGCTGATAGAGGTAGGATATCCCCAGCAGGCAGAGTCCGAAGCTGAAATAAGCGATGATCTTGCTGCCGGTATTCAGCAGAGTCAAGTCATAGAGCAACAGCTTGCCGGTTGCCAGCAGGGACAGCGCCAGTCCGAAGCGGCGGATATACAGATATCTTTTCCAGAAGCCGTACATAATGAACAGCACAGCCAGCAGCAGATAGAGCAGACTGAAGGCCAGCCCGCCGTCACGTACCTGCATCTGCACTCCCAGGAACGCCGTAACCATCACCAGCAGATAGATACCCATAGCTACCGGATACAGCTCTATATTCTTATAATCGCGCAGCAGCGTTGTCCGCAGCAGCCTTGCACTGCTGAACCATACGAATACATTGAACAGAATAAGCAGACCCAGCGCCGCTACATCGGCAGCAGTGCTGCCGGACCACCCTTCCGGAAGACTGGGCAGACCCAGCGTAATGCCGATACAGACCGCATAGGCAATCCCGTGCAGCACCAATACCATAATGCCGACCACCTTGTCATACAGAACATTCACCTTCGGAAGCGCATAAGCCAGTCCAGAGGTAAGCAGACCCGCCAGCAGCAGCTTGTAAAAGGCATTGTGCGCCATATCCTCCGGCACCATCCAGTCGTACAGGCGCAATGCTTCATACACTGCATACCCGTAGAAATTGACGATAGCCGCATATTTGAACCATACGGTAGCCTGCACCTCCGCAGGCGTACTGCGGAGCAGCGTCTCCTGATTCGAATAACGGATGGCATACAATAAGGCTACAATCACCATTCCCGCCGTAATAAATGTATATTTCAGATCGAAATAGGAGTTCGTGTAGTAGATTACCGCATTATAATCCGAGAGCTGCAGCAGAACGTCGAATCCGAAGAAGGTCAGCAGACAGAGGGAAAGGATGCCCCAGCCTGCGCGTTCTGCCATTTTGAAGCGGTACAGATGTCCGTAGACCGTAAGCGCCACGCCTTCCACCAGCCAGCCGATCGACCACCAGGCCGCTCCCAGCTGGAACGGAATCATCAGGATGGCGAAGGTCAGTGAGGTAACATAGAAGAGCAGACGGCTCTCGCGTTCCTGCGGCATCTGCTTCTCCAGCAGCACGCCAAGCCCCAGATACATGAGGCAGAAGGCTAGCGCCAGCGCGCCTTTGAATTCATCCAGCCCGGCATTCAGGAACAGAAGATACAGCGTTATGCAGCTAACGAGCGTGTTACAGCCCAGCAGGCCGAAGTCCAGCCAGTTAAGCTTCGTCTTGAACCTGAACGGATACCACAGTGTAATCCCCAGATACATGGCGAAGGTCAACACAACGCAGAGAATGCCCACAGTGTAGCTGTCTGCCAGATAAATCAGCACCAGGATAGACGGTGCATTGAACAGGAAGCTGATGTAATTGACGACCACCCAGCGCTTGCGCAGAGAGATCAGCAGAATCAGCAGGTTCAGCACGAACAGATAACCCATCGCCGGATACACTGCGCTGCCCTCCAGCCCGAAGGCTCCCATATAAGAGAAGAGCGGCAGATAGCCCCCCACAAGCCCCATGGAACAGATCGTCCGTGACTCATAGCGCAGCGACAGCAGCACAGCGGACAGCGTGACCAGCACCGACAGGCCGATCCCGGCCCATAACCCGATAATCTCCAGCAGAAAATAACTGTAAAATATCGAGCCGTACAGCACCGATACCCCGCCGCCAATCAGCCCCAGAGCGAAGGCTCCCCGCCCCTTGCGGAACAGCCACTCCCCGCCCGCCAGCAGGACTGCGCCCAGCAGGAAGAAAGCGCTGCCCTTCATATAATCATTGAACCAGGTGGAGTAGGTGTATCTGAACCCGGCGCCCACTGCCAGGATCAGCAGCAGAATCCCCAGGCGGTTGATCCAGTTCAGGCCGATCTTCATTTCGATCCGGTTCTGCTTGCGGCGGCGCAGCAGGGTCTCCTCGTCAACCCCTTCGGCGGTCAAATCATCCAGACCGCTGTCTATCGTCCCTCTGAGCGAACTTTCTGCCTCCCGTTGCCATTGTCTGCGCAGCAGAATACTCTCATTCAGCTTCGCCTGCACCTCATCCAGAATATAAGTGATCTGGGTCTTCTCCTGGCCCAGCTCGCGGGTCCCGATACTGTACATCTGCTCTATTCGCCGCTTCGCGTCCTGCTCGAAGGACGTCAGCCGGTCGAGGTACGCATGATCCCGTGAGGCAAAATAAGTCTGCAGCTTCTGCCGCGATACCCGGAGAATACCCAGCTTCTCATCCAGAATCTGCTCCGCCAACGCAGTCCGCAGCTCTGAGTTGTCGCGCTCAAGCCTCGCAGCCTGAGCCTTCAGCTCCGCCAGGCTCTGCCTGTTTGCCCCATTTTCCCGTCTTAACACTTCGTTCTCGCGGACGAGATCACTGCTCTCGTATTCTTCAATTAAAGACTGGTATTCCTTCAAAAGCCCGTCCTGCTGCTGCTGCACAGCCCTCATCCGATCTCTGAAATCCTCCATAGCCGCCCCCCAGTATCTGCTAATCGGCAAATTGTTAATATATTGATATTACTATATTTCTAATTACCACCACAGACCTAACAAAAACCACATTACTTAGTTAAGATCCTGTCACATTTTTGTCTTGGCAGACCTTATAGGTTTATTATTGTTGTATATTCGGGAGATGGGGAGAATCGGACATTGAAACTCAACCTGCACAAACCGCAAAAACGTTATATCCTCATCCTGTTGCTGCTGGTGGTCCTCCTGCCTGTGCCGTTTAGACATAAGGCGACGACCAAGCTGAACATTACCGGGCTGGATGGAGTCAAAATCACGACAGATGCCTACGCGCTGACAGCGGATCACAAGCTGATGGTGGATAAAGACCTCGCTGAACGGATTCTGCATGCGCGTATCGGCTGGGAGAAGGAGGCTCCGCTCCCCAAGGGTGTGTACTACAAGGATCATGTGGCGGTACTCATGTATCACCATCTGACGGAAACCCCGTTAATGCTCTATCCCGGCGTATTACCCGCCGCACAGTTCGATGAGCAGATGCAGCTGCTGAAGCAGGAGGGCTTCCATGTCATTACGATGAAGCAGTACCGGGAATTCATGCTGGACCGCGCGCCGGTTCCCGATAATGCGGTTCTATTGACGTTCGATGACGGCTATGAGAGCTTTTATAAGCTGGCGTTTCCCATTCTGCAAAAGTACGGCTACACTGCAGTGAACTTCATCATTGTCTCCGATGTGGACAACACTAATAAGCATCAGGTGCCCAAGCTGACCTGGGAGCAGATGCGGGAGATGAAGCGCGCCGGAATGGGCTTTTATAATCATACGTATAATCTGCATTATTATGCAGTGGTCGATGCAGAGGGCGGCACCCGCCCGGCGGCGAGCTCCCTGCTGTACATTCATGACGAGAACCGGAATGAACTGAATGAAGAATACTACAGAAGAGTAACCGGGGACCTCGCTCATGCAGAGCGCAGGCTGAAAGAAGAATTGGGCAATACGGATTCGGCTATCGCTTTCCCTTACGGTTCCTATAACGAAAAGCTGCTGGAAATCTGCGATTCACTCGGCATCCATCTGAAATTCAATATCGGGCTGGGCCTCGGCTCCAGAACTACGCTGAATGCTCCACGGATCAATGAAGGGAACCGGACACTCACGCCAGAGCTGTCCATCCAGCAGCTGAAGCAATTCGAGCCGCCGATGATTCTGACCGTGAACGGGAGGAGGGTTCTCCTTACCGGAACTCCGCCGGAGCTGCGGAACGGGAAAGTCATGATTCCGCTAGATGCACTATGCTCCGAGCTAGGCGTAGCGATCCATTACGACCGCAGCAGCACGGTCCTGAAGCTGACGCGTCTCAGCCAGAACAAGCCCGGGTGAGGCCGCGCCTATCGCTTCACACCTGATTCGGGGAGGAAAGGATCAACGTGTAAACCCGCCGCCCCTACCCCTTAGCCGCCTGACGCACCAGCGGTTCGCGGCCTAAGGTTACCCGGTTCTTCCCGGTAGCCTTGGACAGATAGAGGGCCTCGTCCGCCTCGCGGTACAGATCCTCGAAGGTCACATCCGCTTGATCCGTAAAAGCAATGCCGATGCTCACCGTAAGCTGGATGTGATGTCCCCCGTCCAGCTCAACGATGTGCTCGCCCATAGCGGTGCGGAAGCTCTCTGCCTCCTTCAAGGCCGCAGCTTCGCTGCCGGCGGAGAAGCAGACGGCGAACTCTTCGCCGCCTACGCGCCCGGCAATCCCTTTGTTATGATATACCTGCATAATCTTGCCAGATAAATCCACCAGCGCCTGATCACCGGCCATGTGTCCGTATGTATCATTAATTAATTTGAAATCATCGATGTCGAACAGCAGCAAGGCCATACCCGCGCCGATCTGCGCAGAGTAATTCTGTACCAGCCTCATGAAATGCCTGCGGTTGTACAGCCCGGTCAGATCGTCCACCGTGGCCTGATGCAGCAGCTCCCGCTCATACCTCTTCTTCTCGCTAAGATCACTGAAGACCAGCAGCATCCCCGCCCCCTTCCCCCGGACCTGCTCCGTAGCAATGAGCGCCACTCCATAACAGGACCCGCTCCGGCCGGGAGGCTCGATTTCAAACTGCCCCTCCCGCCGCTCGGCATAGCAGACCGACAACTGTCCGTGCTGCCTGAGCAGCGGCTGAATGCTAGTGCCCATCCAGGTCGCCGGCTTCTCCTCCAGCAGCTCGGAGAGCATAGCATCTGCCGCCTCATTCACATCCATGATGTAATCGTAGCGGTCCGTCAAGACGATGCCGTCCTTCATATTCTCGAAGATTTTATTCTTAGCCAGCGGATATAAGGACAATCTGGGATCGCGGAACAAGGTGAGGTAAGCGGCCACGATTGGCGGCAAGTAGGTGAAGGCTGTGAAACCTGTAATCGTAATCTGCAGCAGCGGAAGCAGGAACACCGACAGGACTGGCACCAGCAGACTGAATAACAGCAACGCATTATGGCGGAAATAATACTTAGGCCCATTCAGGAGAGAGATGGCCAGCAAATACACAGCATACAGTCCGAATAACTGATCGTACGCGATGAGGATCATACTGAGCACCGTGGGCTTCACTACGATTCCGGTAACACCAGCCACCGTAGCCAGTCCGACCTCGCTACGCATCAGATGATGGTAGGAGTCAGTGAAGATCAGCAGCACATCAAGCACCGCCGGGATACAAAAGTAAATAAGCCTCTTGGACAAACCCTCAGAGGAACGGGATACATACTCTTTAATAACCGCATAGGTGAAGATCGCACTCAAAAAAAGCGGGCCCTGCTGCACATTCTTCCACCATAGCTTCGCCGCGAAGGAACCGGGTAGAATCTCTCCGGCCGTAGCTGCGAAGATCATGCTGACCAGCAGCATCAATATCCATAAATAGCATCTTCCTGGTGTATGGCGGTGCCTGTAAGAACCGATGCCCATGTAGAGACTTAGAACGCTGCCCATTACCAAGTAAAACGGATAACCCTGCATCCACGGCATGTCATATTTCTCCTATTTTTGAGATTGATTTGCCTTATTATATCCTACTCTTTCGTACAAATGAATCTTTCTTACAAAAGTAAGTACGCAAAACAAAGAGGATACTCCTTCACCATCTGCATGGATGCGGGAATATCCTCTATAGGAATACCATTATTTCTTCTGAGCGAGACGTTGTTTGAACTTGTCAACGCGGCCGCCAGTTTCGGTATCTCTTTGTTTACCTGTGTAGAACGGGTGGGATGCAGAGCTGGAGTCTACACGGATCACTGGGTAAGTGTTGCCGTCTTCCCATTCCATTGTTTCACCGGATGATTTGGTGGATGAGCTCAGGAATTTGTAGCCTACGCTAGCATCGAAGAAAATAACCTGGTTGAACTTAGGGTGTATGCCTTGTTTCATTGTAGTAACCTCCTTTCCGAACTAATACAACTTATGAAGAAGTATTGAAGCCATCTCTTGGTCTATTTGAACAATCCGGTTAGACGAAGGGAGATGCGTAAATCTTCCGATTTTTACACGCCATACTATCATACGTGAAATGAGCCGCTGAGTCAAGAGCCTGTCCTAGAGCGATTTCACCATTCCACCGTCGATCAGCAGGGACTGTCCGGTAATATACGTATTCGCAAAAGAACCGAGGAATACGGCCGCCTTGCCGAACTCCTCCGGCGTGCCGGTTCTTCCCAGCGGAATCGCCTTCAGGGCTTCCTCCTGAATCTGTACAAGCGTGATGCCCTGCGCGTCCGCCCGCTTGCCGTCAAGCTGGAGTATCCGGTCTGTGCCGATCCGTCCGGGGGCCAGGCTGTTGATCAGGATGCCCTCCGGGGCAAGCTCTGTAGCCAGGCTCTTGTTCAGCGCGCTCACGCCTGCGCGGAACACGTTCGAGAGAATCAGCCCGGCGATGGG is a window encoding:
- a CDS encoding diguanylate cyclase, which encodes MPWMQGYPFYLVMGSVLSLYMGIGSYRHRHTPGRCYLWILMLLVSMIFAATAGEILPGSFAAKLWWKNVQQGPLFLSAIFTYAVIKEYVSRSSEGLSKRLIYFCIPAVLDVLLIFTDSYHHLMRSEVGLATVAGVTGIVVKPTVLSMILIAYDQLFGLYAVYLLAISLLNGPKYYFRHNALLLFSLLVPVLSVFLLPLLQITITGFTAFTYLPPIVAAYLTLFRDPRLSLYPLAKNKIFENMKDGIVLTDRYDYIMDVNEAADAMLSELLEEKPATWMGTSIQPLLRQHGQLSVCYAERREGQFEIEPPGRSGSCYGVALIATEQVRGKGAGMLLVFSDLSEKKRYERELLHQATVDDLTGLYNRRHFMRLVQNYSAQIGAGMALLLFDIDDFKLINDTYGHMAGDQALVDLSGKIMQVYHNKGIAGRVGGEEFAVCFSAGSEAAALKEAESFRTAMGEHIVELDGGHHIQLTVSIGIAFTDQADVTFEDLYREADEALYLSKATGKNRVTLGREPLVRQAAKG
- a CDS encoding DUF3999 family protein, with amino-acid sequence MRLLSKTGRRARAAVLLAVLGGLVLGSGTFPAHSAAAASGGAEKTDGGQWKLSREISVPESAPYYELYLDEAVYRSAAEDLRDLRIQDSTGASVPYYMESGAETVEEHSAVYASELIHRAVKGTDTLLDYQIKPLAEDVDIQGNRLVFELPAESFLKHVEVWGGYDGQAWEQLGTGDLYATSGLSADSITLERSYKFGYYRLVVKNNPEGLEFPGLTLVDSSREWSTAAFMRRKTPQTEIKQVENRTEIMISNTDRLKIGKVMLGSTGNFLRRYELYDSAGIKIPVTGSGELYRLDFKDARISRTEIQPEAPASSNSLRVVIYNLDDAPISITDIKIEYLVDRLVFAGGEKMPYSLLYGNALATAPQYDIINFKDRIGGEKLVQVALGAETLVPVTAADLPGTSWWLQGRWGFNAIIIAVSLLLILIVARKLGQAK
- a CDS encoding type B 50S ribosomal protein L31; protein product: MKQGIHPKFNQVIFFDASVGYKFLSSSTKSSGETMEWEDGNTYPVIRVDSSSASHPFYTGKQRDTETGGRVDKFKQRLAQKK
- a CDS encoding cold-shock protein translates to MQTGTVKWFNADKGFGFIEVEGGSDVFVHFSAITGDGFKSLDEGQRVEFNVTQGARGPQAENVVKL
- a CDS encoding sensor histidine kinase — protein: MLQRFRELNTLRNQIFIGFLLVMLIIILVSGIFVYDRVSILLKNNAERHIQQTAVQANGRLDALTGQIDGLMEQVANHPTVQQLLLEELDGNEVSFNQRQSLLQIVSSYQAYMPSVGSLELYTADYRLLFPIKEGSLESRINEQHISEANAQKGRLVWIGVDPHDEQSLLAIRQVSLMDRWFSRGGYLMARIQRSYFQLDDPFSGSDSGESVLLVNDEGQLLGSSGTPQEDLLPLLESVDQTVSFRGKEYVQVKLRSDKTSWTLLVLTPVSYVTKGLSVLRTVLLVSGGIGTLLFLIISFLLSTMITRPIIHLIRAMRKSRMGVLTPNSQKVSTMELRELNNTYNGMVANINDLIRVVYEKEVLQSRTELKALQAQINPHFLFNTLEAFNWSLEEKGEEELAGLVVMMSRLFRYIIGSPHNKDEWVTLSEEVEQIRRYLRIMEMRMGERLSWDIRLDPHEAAVPVPKLLIQPIVENAILHGVESRVGKGAIEVIISPSSRKGWTSVEVSDNGPGMDEATLLALRDALDGGPPVSAKGSGVGLVNVQRRLKLYYAEADMQTEGLIVESRRSEGTVIRFEIPSNGGDTYESGQ
- a CDS encoding cold-shock protein, whose translation is MYFRKKAMVDLPQEETAIWSCTKEECTGWIRDNFAFQHVPTCWQCNSPMTRSMKMLPTLVNKNLDAKAIKKSVTIR
- a CDS encoding DUF2339 domain-containing protein, with the translated sequence MEDFRDRMRAVQQQQDGLLKEYQSLIEEYESSDLVRENEVLRRENGANRQSLAELKAQAARLERDNSELRTALAEQILDEKLGILRVSRQKLQTYFASRDHAYLDRLTSFEQDAKRRIEQMYSIGTRELGQEKTQITYILDEVQAKLNESILLRRQWQREAESSLRGTIDSGLDDLTAEGVDEETLLRRRKQNRIEMKIGLNWINRLGILLLILAVGAGFRYTYSTWFNDYMKGSAFFLLGAVLLAGGEWLFRKGRGAFALGLIGGGVSVLYGSIFYSYFLLEIIGLWAGIGLSVLVTLSAVLLSLRYESRTICSMGLVGGYLPLFSYMGAFGLEGSAVYPAMGYLFVLNLLILLISLRKRWVVVNYISFLFNAPSILVLIYLADSYTVGILCVVLTFAMYLGITLWYPFRFKTKLNWLDFGLLGCNTLVSCITLYLLFLNAGLDEFKGALALAFCLMYLGLGVLLEKQMPQERESRLLFYVTSLTFAILMIPFQLGAAWWSIGWLVEGVALTVYGHLYRFKMAERAGWGILSLCLLTFFGFDVLLQLSDYNAVIYYTNSYFDLKYTFITAGMVIVALLYAIRYSNQETLLRSTPAEVQATVWFKYAAIVNFYGYAVYEALRLYDWMVPEDMAHNAFYKLLLAGLLTSGLAYALPKVNVLYDKVVGIMVLVLHGIAYAVCIGITLGLPSLPEGWSGSTAADVAALGLLILFNVFVWFSSARLLRTTLLRDYKNIELYPVAMGIYLLVMVTAFLGVQMQVRDGGLAFSLLYLLLAVLFIMYGFWKRYLYIRRFGLALSLLATGKLLLYDLTLLNTGSKIIAYFSFGLCLLGISYLYQRITVRMEEAYALAEQDRPES
- a CDS encoding MBL fold metallo-hydrolase — its product is MTLIIIGSILLAVVAAAYLLMTVYPAFGRRAGTQEKARNLRSAHYSKGKFAYPQTADLSGEKAGGSGLSILRDFIKGNPHSRPAEPLQPQPLSPSSIGQGRDTRVTWFGHSAVLLEMDGLNLFLDPMLGHAPSPFPFIGGRRYSKQLPLEAALLPQLDAVVLSHDHYDHLDYGTIRQLKDKVGLFIVPLGVGAHLRRWGVAAEKIREQDWGDTLSYAGITFTCAPARHFSGRSLLDRNTTLWCSWIIQGEKTKVFFSGDSGYGPHFAEIGRTYGPFDLTLMECGQYDPRWADIHMLPEQTVEAHIDVQGGLLIPIHWGAFTLSMHDWTDPAERISAAAALRGVRLATPRIGETVTAGAAGYPVLPWWR
- a CDS encoding polysaccharide deacetylase family protein, which translates into the protein MKLNLHKPQKRYILILLLLVVLLPVPFRHKATTKLNITGLDGVKITTDAYALTADHKLMVDKDLAERILHARIGWEKEAPLPKGVYYKDHVAVLMYHHLTETPLMLYPGVLPAAQFDEQMQLLKQEGFHVITMKQYREFMLDRAPVPDNAVLLTFDDGYESFYKLAFPILQKYGYTAVNFIIVSDVDNTNKHQVPKLTWEQMREMKRAGMGFYNHTYNLHYYAVVDAEGGTRPAASSLLYIHDENRNELNEEYYRRVTGDLAHAERRLKEELGNTDSAIAFPYGSYNEKLLEICDSLGIHLKFNIGLGLGSRTTLNAPRINEGNRTLTPELSIQQLKQFEPPMILTVNGRRVLLTGTPPELRNGKVMIPLDALCSELGVAIHYDRSSTVLKLTRLSQNKPG